A genome region from Hevea brasiliensis isolate MT/VB/25A 57/8 chromosome 9, ASM3005281v1, whole genome shotgun sequence includes the following:
- the LOC110665325 gene encoding phosphatidylinositol/phosphatidylcholine transfer protein SFH13 isoform X2, which translates to MSGLEGIGANYELRERRSDFDNSEDDRRRSKIGTLKKKALNASNKFTYSLKKRGKRKIDYRVSSVSIEDVRDEKEESAVLELRQKLHERNLLPSRHDDYHTLLRFLKAREFNIEKTIQMWEEMLNWRKEYGTDTILEDFEFEELEEVLQYYPQGYHGVDKEGRPVYIERLGKAHPSRLMQISTIDRYLKYHVQEFERALLEKFPACSIAARKQICSTTTVLDVQGLGIKNFTRTAANLLAAMTKIDNSYYPETLHWMYIVNAGPGFKKMLWPAAQKFLDAKTIAKIQVLEPKSLPKLLEVIDSSQLPDFLGGSCTCSAEGGCLRSNKGPWNDPDVMKLVHNAEAAFVRQITRVSSNQQKFDSYIQMPLQKGSSETSAAESGSEIDDPSLINRSSMFPHLAPVHEEVRASDPNTYYSCDENFPRVEKAVQSNLRVGHSEDQSLKSNDLGDLHSELLPNVEGGLISHWLDIVKEKIGKRHNLCVARMLMSFVVKLVAFFRSLPLEFWRRQNNIHPSNLVEHNADSHSTAVETVSENCVRPCMERLQSLEKVVEELSNKPAAIPLEKEQMLMESLERIKSVEFDLEKTKRVLHATVVKQLEISNSLDNLRESRCHHRRLFC; encoded by the exons ATGTCAG GCCTAGAAGGAATTGGGGCTAATTATGAACTCAGAGAGAGAAGATCTGATTTCGATAACTCTGAAGATGATAGACGACGATCCAAAATTGGCACTCTTAAGAAAAAGGCTTTAAATGCCTCAAATAAGTTCACTTATTCTCTTAAGAAAAGAGGGAAAAGAAAAATTGATTATAGAGTTTCCTCAGTTTCCATTGAGGATGTCAGGGATGAAAAAGAGGAGAGTGCTGTATTGGAATTGCGCCAAAAGCTTCATGAAAGGAATTTATTGCCTTCTAGGCATGATGACTATCATACCTTGTTAAG ATTTTTGAAAGCTAGAGAGTTTAATATTGAAAAAACAATCCAGATGTGGGAAGAAATGCTTAATTGGAGGAAAGAGTATGGAACAGACACCATCTTGGAG gattttgagtttgaagagctgGAAGAAGTCTTGCAATATTACCCTCAGGGTTACCATGGAGTTGACAAGGAAGGCAGGCCAGTTTACATTGAAAGGCTTGGAAAGGCTCATCcgagtaggttgatgcaaatcaGTACTATAGATCGGTATTTGAAATACCATGTCCAAGAGTTCGAGAGGGCACTACTGGAGAAATTCCCGGCGTGTTCTATTGCTGCAAGGAAGCAGATATGTTCAACTACAACAGTATTGGATGTACAGGGTTTG GGCATTAAGAATTTCACTCGGACTGCGGCAAATCTCTTGGCTGCAATGACAAAGATAGATAACAGTTACTACCCTGAG ACATTGCATTGGATGTATATTGTCAATGCTGGTCCTGGCTTTAAGAAGATGCTCTGGCCTGCAGCTCAGAAATTTCTAGATGCAAAGACTATTGCAAAGATACAG GTTTTGGAGCCCAAGTCCCTGCCTAAGCTACTGGAAGTTATTGACTCAAG TCAATTGCCAGACTTCTTGGGTGGTTCTTGCACATGTTCTGCTGAAGGAGGGTGTTTGCGCTCAAATAAAGGTCCCTGGAATGATCCTGATGTGATGAAG CTTGTACATAATGCGGAAGCAGCATTTGTGAGGCAAATCACCAGAGTGTCTAGTAACCAACAGAAATTTGACTCATATATTCAAATGCCCCTGCAGAAG GGGAGTAGTGAAACTTCAGCAGCTGAATCAGGGTCTGAAATTGATGATCCTTCTCTAATTAATCGGAGTTCTATGTTTCCACATTTGGCCCCTGTTCATGAGGAG GTCAGAGCATCAGATCCAAATACCTATTACAGTTGTGATGAAAATTTTCCTCGGGTTGAGAAGGCTGTTCAAAGCAACCTGCGAGTGGGACATTCTGAAGATcaatcacttaaaagcaatgacTTGGGCGACTTGCATAGTGAACTGCTACCAAATGTGGAAG GAGGTCTCATCAGCCATTGGTTGGACATAGTCAAGGAAAAGATTGGGAAAAGGCATAATCTGTGTGTGGCTAGAATGCTGATGTCATTTGTGGTCAAACTAGTAGCATTTTTCCGTAGTTTACCACTTGAATTTTGGAGAAGGCAGAACAATATTCATCCATCTAATCTTGTGGAACATAATGCTGATAGTCATTCAACAGCTGTTGAAACTGTGAGTGAAAACTGTGTCCGCCCATGTATGGAGCGTCTTCAGAGCCTGGAAAAAGTAGTTGAGGAACTTAGCAACAAACCTGCTGCAATCCCATTGGAAAAAGAGCAAATGCTTATGGAATCGCTGGAGAGGATCAAGTCTGTGGAGTTTGACCTTGAGAAAACAAAGAGG GTATTACATGCTACAGTTGTAAAGCAACTTGAGATTTCTAACTCACTCGACAATTTACGGGAGTCTAGATGTCAT CACAGAAGATTATTCTGTTGA
- the LOC110665325 gene encoding phosphatidylinositol/phosphatidylcholine transfer protein SFH13 isoform X1, whose protein sequence is MSGLEGIGANYELRERRSDFDNSEDDRRRSKIGTLKKKALNASNKFTYSLKKRGKRKIDYRVSSVSIEDVRDEKEESAVLELRQKLHERNLLPSRHDDYHTLLRFLKAREFNIEKTIQMWEEMLNWRKEYGTDTILEDFEFEELEEVLQYYPQGYHGVDKEGRPVYIERLGKAHPSRLMQISTIDRYLKYHVQEFERALLEKFPACSIAARKQICSTTTVLDVQGLGIKNFTRTAANLLAAMTKIDNSYYPETLHWMYIVNAGPGFKKMLWPAAQKFLDAKTIAKIQVLEPKSLPKLLEVIDSSQLPDFLGGSCTCSAEGGCLRSNKGPWNDPDVMKLVHNAEAAFVRQITRVSSNQQKFDSYIQMPLQKGSSETSAAESGSEIDDPSLINRSSMFPHLAPVHEEVRASDPNTYYSCDENFPRVEKAVQSNLRVGHSEDQSLKSNDLGDLHSELLPNVEGGLISHWLDIVKEKIGKRHNLCVARMLMSFVVKLVAFFRSLPLEFWRRQNNIHPSNLVEHNADSHSTAVETVSENCVRPCMERLQSLEKVVEELSNKPAAIPLEKEQMLMESLERIKSVEFDLEKTKRVLHATVVKQLEISNSLDNLRESRCHKIILLRT, encoded by the exons ATGTCAG GCCTAGAAGGAATTGGGGCTAATTATGAACTCAGAGAGAGAAGATCTGATTTCGATAACTCTGAAGATGATAGACGACGATCCAAAATTGGCACTCTTAAGAAAAAGGCTTTAAATGCCTCAAATAAGTTCACTTATTCTCTTAAGAAAAGAGGGAAAAGAAAAATTGATTATAGAGTTTCCTCAGTTTCCATTGAGGATGTCAGGGATGAAAAAGAGGAGAGTGCTGTATTGGAATTGCGCCAAAAGCTTCATGAAAGGAATTTATTGCCTTCTAGGCATGATGACTATCATACCTTGTTAAG ATTTTTGAAAGCTAGAGAGTTTAATATTGAAAAAACAATCCAGATGTGGGAAGAAATGCTTAATTGGAGGAAAGAGTATGGAACAGACACCATCTTGGAG gattttgagtttgaagagctgGAAGAAGTCTTGCAATATTACCCTCAGGGTTACCATGGAGTTGACAAGGAAGGCAGGCCAGTTTACATTGAAAGGCTTGGAAAGGCTCATCcgagtaggttgatgcaaatcaGTACTATAGATCGGTATTTGAAATACCATGTCCAAGAGTTCGAGAGGGCACTACTGGAGAAATTCCCGGCGTGTTCTATTGCTGCAAGGAAGCAGATATGTTCAACTACAACAGTATTGGATGTACAGGGTTTG GGCATTAAGAATTTCACTCGGACTGCGGCAAATCTCTTGGCTGCAATGACAAAGATAGATAACAGTTACTACCCTGAG ACATTGCATTGGATGTATATTGTCAATGCTGGTCCTGGCTTTAAGAAGATGCTCTGGCCTGCAGCTCAGAAATTTCTAGATGCAAAGACTATTGCAAAGATACAG GTTTTGGAGCCCAAGTCCCTGCCTAAGCTACTGGAAGTTATTGACTCAAG TCAATTGCCAGACTTCTTGGGTGGTTCTTGCACATGTTCTGCTGAAGGAGGGTGTTTGCGCTCAAATAAAGGTCCCTGGAATGATCCTGATGTGATGAAG CTTGTACATAATGCGGAAGCAGCATTTGTGAGGCAAATCACCAGAGTGTCTAGTAACCAACAGAAATTTGACTCATATATTCAAATGCCCCTGCAGAAG GGGAGTAGTGAAACTTCAGCAGCTGAATCAGGGTCTGAAATTGATGATCCTTCTCTAATTAATCGGAGTTCTATGTTTCCACATTTGGCCCCTGTTCATGAGGAG GTCAGAGCATCAGATCCAAATACCTATTACAGTTGTGATGAAAATTTTCCTCGGGTTGAGAAGGCTGTTCAAAGCAACCTGCGAGTGGGACATTCTGAAGATcaatcacttaaaagcaatgacTTGGGCGACTTGCATAGTGAACTGCTACCAAATGTGGAAG GAGGTCTCATCAGCCATTGGTTGGACATAGTCAAGGAAAAGATTGGGAAAAGGCATAATCTGTGTGTGGCTAGAATGCTGATGTCATTTGTGGTCAAACTAGTAGCATTTTTCCGTAGTTTACCACTTGAATTTTGGAGAAGGCAGAACAATATTCATCCATCTAATCTTGTGGAACATAATGCTGATAGTCATTCAACAGCTGTTGAAACTGTGAGTGAAAACTGTGTCCGCCCATGTATGGAGCGTCTTCAGAGCCTGGAAAAAGTAGTTGAGGAACTTAGCAACAAACCTGCTGCAATCCCATTGGAAAAAGAGCAAATGCTTATGGAATCGCTGGAGAGGATCAAGTCTGTGGAGTTTGACCTTGAGAAAACAAAGAGG GTATTACATGCTACAGTTGTAAAGCAACTTGAGATTTCTAACTCACTCGACAATTTACGGGAGTCTAGATGTCAT AAGATTATTCTGTTGAGGACCTGA